The following proteins come from a genomic window of Fontisubflavum oceani:
- a CDS encoding threonine/serine dehydratase produces MFSMLDPSQITAAATRIAPHIRHTPMIGIEPGALGLEYPIQFKLEHTQVTGSFKVRGAFNNLLSREVPEAGVVAASGGNHGAAVAYAATKLGHKSKIFVPKAIAKEEKLRRMRAFGGEVILTDGSVADCMTQYADHAAETGALAVHPYDTAPTLAGQGTVAKEIEEQLDGLDTIMVAVGGGGLIGGIAAWFGERVNVVSVETEGTNTLARSQKEGPDIDVSASGISAGSLGGPALGALPYEIVMERVKDTIVLPDAEVYTAARRLWEATRLTGEPGAATALAALTSGAYTPAPDERVAVLLCGGNAEVDWFTG; encoded by the coding sequence ATGTTTTCCATGTTAGATCCGAGCCAAATCACCGCCGCCGCGACGCGCATTGCCCCACATATTCGCCACACGCCCATGATCGGCATCGAACCTGGCGCGCTTGGCCTGGAGTATCCGATTCAGTTCAAGCTGGAACACACGCAGGTCACCGGCTCCTTCAAGGTGCGCGGCGCGTTCAACAACCTGCTCAGCCGTGAGGTGCCTGAGGCCGGTGTGGTTGCAGCATCAGGCGGCAATCACGGCGCGGCAGTGGCTTATGCCGCCACGAAACTTGGCCACAAATCGAAAATCTTTGTCCCAAAAGCGATTGCTAAGGAGGAAAAACTCCGCCGCATGCGCGCCTTCGGTGGTGAGGTGATCCTAACCGACGGATCCGTTGCGGATTGCATGACACAATATGCCGACCATGCGGCCGAAACCGGCGCGCTTGCGGTTCATCCTTATGACACGGCCCCAACGCTCGCAGGTCAGGGCACCGTCGCCAAGGAAATTGAAGAGCAACTGGACGGTCTCGACACGATCATGGTTGCCGTCGGCGGCGGCGGTTTGATTGGCGGTATCGCGGCCTGGTTTGGCGAGCGTGTGAATGTCGTATCGGTCGAGACGGAGGGGACAAATACGCTCGCTCGGTCTCAGAAAGAGGGTCCGGATATCGATGTCTCCGCCTCGGGCATATCGGCGGGCTCATTGGGCGGTCCGGCGCTCGGTGCCCTGCCCTATGAGATTGTCATGGAGCGGGTCAAAGACACGATCGTATTGCCCGACGCCGAGGTCTACACCGCCGCACGCCGCCTCTGGGAAGCGACGCGGCTCACCGGAGAACCCGGAGCCGCAACCGCGCTGGCGGCGCTCACATCCGGCGCCTACACGCCGGCTCCGGATGAGCGCGTCGCCGTCTTGCTCTGCGGCGGCAATGCGGAGGTGGATTGGTTCACCGGCTAG